From the genome of Daphnia pulex isolate KAP4 chromosome 12, ASM2113471v1:
TTTCAAAACTTGATCTGAAAAGAgaggtttttaaaattaaaatgtcgAAAACCATGTTAAGAGGGAATACATGGATAATATTGCCATTACCGTTGACATTGCCAAGAAGTTCTTTTAATACCGGAACTTCAATAGTTTGATAGGTAATGTTGACAACATGAGCAACAAACTTCCTAATAGCATCTTCAAATCCTTGAACAGTAATAATTAGGTCACCACATTTGGCCAATTCCTCCCAAAACTGCTTGAATTTGCACGTTTCCAGCAAATCAGCTAGGACCATTACTCTGCTCACTTGAGGTTCTTCCaactgaaaagtaaaaaaattaattcctaTTAAATATATTAGATTAAACAATCATATTACATACCCTATCTTGAGTCAAAAGGCATTTGCACAGCAAGAAGTCTGTGTGAGGTAAATTGGTCATTGCCTTCAGTAGGATCAGATTAACAATGTTACTGCGGTAGAAATTTGGGCCAAATTGGTACAATCGCAACACACTTAGGTTGGCCTCTAGGTCATACATATTTTCTTGTGCTTGCAGTTCAACATAGCGTTCTAGCTTCTGAAGATTGTCGGGATTGTACCTAGAAATAAGAGAACAAACCGCCATTGTTCATTACAGTGTTCCTCAACTA
Proteins encoded in this window:
- the LOC124209411 gene encoding eukaryotic translation initiation factor 3 subunit K-like; this encodes MAEKMKTEIASMLQGIERYNPDNLQKLERYVELQAQENMYDLEANLSVLRLYQFGPNFYRSNIVNLILLKAMTNLPHTDFLLCKCLLTQDRLEEPQVSRVMVLADLLETCKFKQFWEELAKCGDLIITVQGFEDAIRKFVAHVVNITYQTIEVPVLKELLGNVNDQVLKQWVGKCSWKDLGNGRVFITSQEDLVKTKNITEKIEFENVAGIMSHCI